A DNA window from Camelina sativa cultivar DH55 chromosome 17, Cs, whole genome shotgun sequence contains the following coding sequences:
- the LOC104755497 gene encoding probable disease resistance protein At1g12280 isoform X1 yields MSSDTASDFYLYLLEGGEIYSKNRCHLTKTCCFFFKATRGDNQRSKSCEGHNFAGRMGGCCSIQISCDKVLDRVGSCFCGEDNYICYLEKNLESLERAMEDLTATRDDVMRRVQEAEGRGQQRLRRVQLWLTRVESIENRFNGLNSTRTVELQRLCCCGVCSKRLRLSYSYGRRIFEMLQDVETRKSDGDFQEVAQATFVVRPQPPTIIGGMLGRAWNHLMDIGTGIMGLYGMGGVGTTTLLTQINNRFNDTNYGVDIVIWVGVSWNLEVEKIQNEIAEELGLSGGEWNQKSRSQKAINIHTLMSDKKFVLLLDDIWSKVDLVEIGVPFPTRKNGSKVVFTTRSRDVCGRMGVNDPMEVSCLEPDEAWDLFKMKVGENTLKGDPEILKLARKVAEKCHGLPLALTVIGEIMACKTTVQEWHYAVDTLNSNAAKFSGMEDQILPILKSSYDHLNMEQVQSCFLYCSLFPENYRMEKERLIDYWKCEGFIDENESRERELSHGYEIIGILVRACLLLEEGINKEQVKMHGLVRDMALWIASDLGRHKEQCIVQAGVELREVPKVKNWNSVRRMSLMENEIEIISGSPECPELTTLFLQRNSQLVNISGEFFSYMPKLVVLDLSWNQILDRLPEEILRLYSLRFLDLSRTKIKQLPVGFQGLTKLIHLNLEWTLELESISGISKLWNLRTLRLQRSKLSPDVNLVKELELLEHLEVLTIEISSSFAARQLLSSRRLVECTKEVNFKNYQELLTLPTMGSLSGIRILSCGMKEIEIERATSSLNKSPASPCFFSLFTVLISNCNGLKDLTWLLLAPNLTNLEVSFSDQLEDIISEEKALSSVTDDEASSIIPFGKLEKLQLWNLPNLKSIYWNTLPFPCLREIDINKCPNLTKLALDSQSVDRFEELVINYREEEWIENVEWEDEATRLRFLPSFKLVK; encoded by the coding sequence GATGGGTGGTTGTTGTTCTATCCAAATATCATGCGATAAAGTGTTGGACCGTGTCGGTAGCTGCTTTTGCGGCGAAGACAATTACATTTGTTATCTCGAGAAGAATTTGGAGTCTCTAGAGAGAGCCATGGAAGATCTCACTGCAACTCGAGACGATGTGATGCGCAGAGTGCAGGAGGCTGAGGGACGAGGTCAACAAAGGCTTCGAAGAGTCCAGCTGTGGCTCACAAGAGTTGAGAGCATCGAAAATCGTTTCAATGGCCTAAATAGTACAAGAACTGTTGAACTTCAAAGGTTGTGTTGTTGTGGTGTTTGTTCAAAAAGATTAAGATTGAGCTATAGCTATGGGAGAAGGATATTTGAGATGTTGCAGGATGTTGAAACTCGCAAATCTGATGGAGATTTTCAAGAGGTTGCTCAAGCAACTTTTGTGGTAAGGCCTCAACCACCTACGATTATTGGTGGAATGCTGGGCAGGGCGTGGAACCACCTCATGGATATTGGAACTGGGATTATGGGTCTCTATGGTATGGGTGGAGTAGGAACAACCACCCTTCTCACACAGATTAACAATAGGTTCAACGACACAAATTATGGGGTTGACATTGTGATTTGGGTTGGGGTTTCTTGGAATCTAGAAGTTGAGAAGATTCAAAATGAGATCGCTGAGGAACTAGGTCTGAGTGGAGGGGAGTGGAACCAAAAATCAAGAAGCCAAAAAGCCATCAATATACACACTTTGATGAGCGACAAGAAATTTGTGTTGTTACTGGATGACATTTGGAGCAAAGTGGATTTAGTAGAGATTGGAGTACCATTTCCTACAAGGAAAAATGGAAGTAAAGTAGTATTCACCACTCGTTCTAGAGATGTGTGTGGGCGTATGGGGGTTAATGACCCAATGGAAGTCAGTTGTCTGGAACCCGACGAAGCCTGGGATCTGTTCAAAATGAAAGTTGGAGAAAACACATTGAAAGGCGATCCGGAGATTCTTAAACTCGCAAGAAAAGTTGCTGAGAAATGCCATGGCCTACCATTAGCACTTACTGTCATTGGCGAGATCATGGCATGCAAAACGACGGTACAAGAATGGCATTATGCAGTTGACACTTTGAATTCAAATGCTGCAAAATTTTCTGGCATGGAAGACCAGATTCTTCCAATTCTAAAGTCTAGCTATGATCATTTAAACATGGAGCAGGTGCAGTCATGTTTCCTGTATTGCTCTCTGTTTCCTGAAAATTATCGTATGGAAAAAGAGAGGTTGATAGACTATTGGAAATGTGAGGGATTCATAGATGAAAATGAAAGTAGAGAAAGAGAATTAAGCCACGGTTATGAGATCATTGGTATCCTTGTCCGTGCATGTTTGTTGTTGGAGGAAGGAATTAATAAAGAACAAGTGAAAATGCATGGTTTGGTTCGGGATATGGCTCTATGGATAGCATCTGATCTTGGGAGACATAAAGAACAGTGTATTGTGCAAGCCGGTGTTGAGTTACGTGAAGTACCCAAAGTCAAGAACTGGAATTCTGTGAGAAGGATGTCGCTGATGGAAAATGAGATTGAAATCATATCTGGCAGTCCCGAATGCCCGGAACTTACAACTCTTTTCCTTCAGAGAAACTCCCAGTTGGTCAATATCTCAGGGGAATTCTTCAGTTATATGCCTAAGCTTGTTGTTTTGGATCTATCGTGGAATCAAATACTTGATAGATTGCCAGAGGAAATATTAAGGTTGTACTCCTTACGTTTTCTTGACTTGTCACGGACAAAGATAAAGCAACTGCCTGTTGGTTTTCAAGGGTTGACAAAGCTTATACATCTGAATTTGGAATGGACGTTGGAACTCGAGAGTATTTCCGGGATATCAAAGTTGTGGAATTTGAGGACATTGAGACTGCAAAGGTCCAAATTGTCCCCTGATGTCAACTTGGTGAAAGAGCTGGAGCTCTTAGAACATTTAGAAGTTCTAACCATTGAAATCAGCTCAAGTTTTGCTGCACGTCAACTGTTAAGCTCTCGCAGGTTGGTGGAATGTACTAAGGAggtcaattttaaaaactatcaGGAACTTTTGACTTTGCCGACTATGGGGAGTCTTAGTGGCATCAGGATATTGAGTTGTGGAATGAaggagatagagatagagagggCAACATCATCATTGAACAAAAGTCCAGCAAGTCCATGCTTCTTTAGCCTCTTCACTGTCTTAATAAGTAACTGCAATGGTTTAAAGGATTTGACGTGGCTGTTACTCGCTCCTAACCTTACCAATCTTGAGGTTTCTTTCTCAGATCAACTAGAGGATATAATAAGCGAGGAGAAAGCTTTGAGCAGTGTCACAGATGATGAGGCAAGTAGTATCATTCCTTTTGGAAAACTAGAAAAGCTACAGCTGTGGAATTTACCTAACCTGAAGAGCATCTACTGGAATACTCTGCCTTTTCCATGTTTGAGGGAAATCGACATAAACAAGTGTCCGAACTTGACAAAGCTTGCATTGGATTCACAAAGTGTCGATAGGTTTGAAGAACTTGTCATAAACTACAGAGAGGAAGAATGGATAGAAAATGTTGAATGGGAGGACGAAGCCACTAGGCTCCGTTTCTTACCGTCCTTCAAGTTGGTTAAATAA
- the LOC104755497 gene encoding probable disease resistance protein At1g12280 isoform X2 — translation MGGCCSIQISCDKVLDRVGSCFCGEDNYICYLEKNLESLERAMEDLTATRDDVMRRVQEAEGRGQQRLRRVQLWLTRVESIENRFNGLNSTRTVELQRLCCCGVCSKRLRLSYSYGRRIFEMLQDVETRKSDGDFQEVAQATFVVRPQPPTIIGGMLGRAWNHLMDIGTGIMGLYGMGGVGTTTLLTQINNRFNDTNYGVDIVIWVGVSWNLEVEKIQNEIAEELGLSGGEWNQKSRSQKAINIHTLMSDKKFVLLLDDIWSKVDLVEIGVPFPTRKNGSKVVFTTRSRDVCGRMGVNDPMEVSCLEPDEAWDLFKMKVGENTLKGDPEILKLARKVAEKCHGLPLALTVIGEIMACKTTVQEWHYAVDTLNSNAAKFSGMEDQILPILKSSYDHLNMEQVQSCFLYCSLFPENYRMEKERLIDYWKCEGFIDENESRERELSHGYEIIGILVRACLLLEEGINKEQVKMHGLVRDMALWIASDLGRHKEQCIVQAGVELREVPKVKNWNSVRRMSLMENEIEIISGSPECPELTTLFLQRNSQLVNISGEFFSYMPKLVVLDLSWNQILDRLPEEILRLYSLRFLDLSRTKIKQLPVGFQGLTKLIHLNLEWTLELESISGISKLWNLRTLRLQRSKLSPDVNLVKELELLEHLEVLTIEISSSFAARQLLSSRRLVECTKEVNFKNYQELLTLPTMGSLSGIRILSCGMKEIEIERATSSLNKSPASPCFFSLFTVLISNCNGLKDLTWLLLAPNLTNLEVSFSDQLEDIISEEKALSSVTDDEASSIIPFGKLEKLQLWNLPNLKSIYWNTLPFPCLREIDINKCPNLTKLALDSQSVDRFEELVINYREEEWIENVEWEDEATRLRFLPSFKLVK, via the coding sequence ATGGGTGGTTGTTGTTCTATCCAAATATCATGCGATAAAGTGTTGGACCGTGTCGGTAGCTGCTTTTGCGGCGAAGACAATTACATTTGTTATCTCGAGAAGAATTTGGAGTCTCTAGAGAGAGCCATGGAAGATCTCACTGCAACTCGAGACGATGTGATGCGCAGAGTGCAGGAGGCTGAGGGACGAGGTCAACAAAGGCTTCGAAGAGTCCAGCTGTGGCTCACAAGAGTTGAGAGCATCGAAAATCGTTTCAATGGCCTAAATAGTACAAGAACTGTTGAACTTCAAAGGTTGTGTTGTTGTGGTGTTTGTTCAAAAAGATTAAGATTGAGCTATAGCTATGGGAGAAGGATATTTGAGATGTTGCAGGATGTTGAAACTCGCAAATCTGATGGAGATTTTCAAGAGGTTGCTCAAGCAACTTTTGTGGTAAGGCCTCAACCACCTACGATTATTGGTGGAATGCTGGGCAGGGCGTGGAACCACCTCATGGATATTGGAACTGGGATTATGGGTCTCTATGGTATGGGTGGAGTAGGAACAACCACCCTTCTCACACAGATTAACAATAGGTTCAACGACACAAATTATGGGGTTGACATTGTGATTTGGGTTGGGGTTTCTTGGAATCTAGAAGTTGAGAAGATTCAAAATGAGATCGCTGAGGAACTAGGTCTGAGTGGAGGGGAGTGGAACCAAAAATCAAGAAGCCAAAAAGCCATCAATATACACACTTTGATGAGCGACAAGAAATTTGTGTTGTTACTGGATGACATTTGGAGCAAAGTGGATTTAGTAGAGATTGGAGTACCATTTCCTACAAGGAAAAATGGAAGTAAAGTAGTATTCACCACTCGTTCTAGAGATGTGTGTGGGCGTATGGGGGTTAATGACCCAATGGAAGTCAGTTGTCTGGAACCCGACGAAGCCTGGGATCTGTTCAAAATGAAAGTTGGAGAAAACACATTGAAAGGCGATCCGGAGATTCTTAAACTCGCAAGAAAAGTTGCTGAGAAATGCCATGGCCTACCATTAGCACTTACTGTCATTGGCGAGATCATGGCATGCAAAACGACGGTACAAGAATGGCATTATGCAGTTGACACTTTGAATTCAAATGCTGCAAAATTTTCTGGCATGGAAGACCAGATTCTTCCAATTCTAAAGTCTAGCTATGATCATTTAAACATGGAGCAGGTGCAGTCATGTTTCCTGTATTGCTCTCTGTTTCCTGAAAATTATCGTATGGAAAAAGAGAGGTTGATAGACTATTGGAAATGTGAGGGATTCATAGATGAAAATGAAAGTAGAGAAAGAGAATTAAGCCACGGTTATGAGATCATTGGTATCCTTGTCCGTGCATGTTTGTTGTTGGAGGAAGGAATTAATAAAGAACAAGTGAAAATGCATGGTTTGGTTCGGGATATGGCTCTATGGATAGCATCTGATCTTGGGAGACATAAAGAACAGTGTATTGTGCAAGCCGGTGTTGAGTTACGTGAAGTACCCAAAGTCAAGAACTGGAATTCTGTGAGAAGGATGTCGCTGATGGAAAATGAGATTGAAATCATATCTGGCAGTCCCGAATGCCCGGAACTTACAACTCTTTTCCTTCAGAGAAACTCCCAGTTGGTCAATATCTCAGGGGAATTCTTCAGTTATATGCCTAAGCTTGTTGTTTTGGATCTATCGTGGAATCAAATACTTGATAGATTGCCAGAGGAAATATTAAGGTTGTACTCCTTACGTTTTCTTGACTTGTCACGGACAAAGATAAAGCAACTGCCTGTTGGTTTTCAAGGGTTGACAAAGCTTATACATCTGAATTTGGAATGGACGTTGGAACTCGAGAGTATTTCCGGGATATCAAAGTTGTGGAATTTGAGGACATTGAGACTGCAAAGGTCCAAATTGTCCCCTGATGTCAACTTGGTGAAAGAGCTGGAGCTCTTAGAACATTTAGAAGTTCTAACCATTGAAATCAGCTCAAGTTTTGCTGCACGTCAACTGTTAAGCTCTCGCAGGTTGGTGGAATGTACTAAGGAggtcaattttaaaaactatcaGGAACTTTTGACTTTGCCGACTATGGGGAGTCTTAGTGGCATCAGGATATTGAGTTGTGGAATGAaggagatagagatagagagggCAACATCATCATTGAACAAAAGTCCAGCAAGTCCATGCTTCTTTAGCCTCTTCACTGTCTTAATAAGTAACTGCAATGGTTTAAAGGATTTGACGTGGCTGTTACTCGCTCCTAACCTTACCAATCTTGAGGTTTCTTTCTCAGATCAACTAGAGGATATAATAAGCGAGGAGAAAGCTTTGAGCAGTGTCACAGATGATGAGGCAAGTAGTATCATTCCTTTTGGAAAACTAGAAAAGCTACAGCTGTGGAATTTACCTAACCTGAAGAGCATCTACTGGAATACTCTGCCTTTTCCATGTTTGAGGGAAATCGACATAAACAAGTGTCCGAACTTGACAAAGCTTGCATTGGATTCACAAAGTGTCGATAGGTTTGAAGAACTTGTCATAAACTACAGAGAGGAAGAATGGATAGAAAATGTTGAATGGGAGGACGAAGCCACTAGGCTCCGTTTCTTACCGTCCTTCAAGTTGGTTAAATAA